Proteins from one Pradoshia eiseniae genomic window:
- the purC gene encoding phosphoribosylaminoimidazolesuccinocarboxamide synthase codes for MVHGELLYEGKAKRIYATENPEIVLVQYKDSATAFNGKKFATIEGKGQLNNQITSLLFQELRASGIDSHFIEQIAKNEQLVKRVSVIPLEVVVRNVAAGSFSKRVGMEEGIRLKHPIVEFYYKDDALGDPLITEDHIDILGLASEEDVAVLKKNALQINKKLTGLFASAGIKLVDFKLEFGKDSKGQILLADEISPDTCRLWDEVSNAKLDKDVFRRELGSLTEAYKKILEKLEGLQNA; via the coding sequence GTGGTACATGGTGAACTTCTTTATGAAGGTAAGGCTAAGCGTATTTACGCAACGGAGAATCCTGAAATTGTGCTTGTTCAGTACAAGGACTCCGCGACAGCCTTTAACGGGAAAAAATTTGCGACTATTGAAGGGAAGGGACAGTTAAATAACCAGATTACGAGCTTGCTATTTCAAGAGCTTCGTGCATCTGGGATTGACTCTCACTTCATCGAGCAGATCGCAAAGAATGAGCAGCTTGTCAAACGGGTGAGTGTCATCCCGCTTGAGGTTGTTGTCCGCAATGTGGCAGCCGGCAGCTTTTCAAAAAGGGTCGGTATGGAGGAAGGTATACGGCTAAAGCACCCAATTGTCGAGTTCTATTATAAGGATGACGCCCTTGGGGACCCGCTGATTACAGAGGACCATATCGATATTCTCGGACTCGCGAGTGAGGAAGATGTGGCTGTGCTGAAGAAAAACGCCTTGCAAATCAATAAGAAGCTAACAGGGCTATTTGCCTCTGCAGGAATTAAATTGGTCGATTTCAAGCTTGAATTTGGCAAAGATAGCAAAGGTCAAATCCTCCTGGCGGATGAAATTTCACCCGATACGTGCCGCCTATGGGATGAGGTTTCGAACGCTAAGTTAGATAAAGATGTGTTTCGCCGTGAATTAGGCAGCCTAACGGAAGCCTATAAAAAAATACTAGAAAAGCTGGAGGGCCTCCAAAATGCATAA
- the purB gene encoding adenylosuccinate lyase: protein MIERYTRPEMGAIWTEENRFKAWLEVEILACEAWAELGAIPKEDVKALRENATFDVNRIKEIEEETRHDVVAFTRAVSETLGEERKWVHYGLTSTDVVDTALSYLLKQANDILLADVERFITILEEKAKAHKYTVMMGRTHGVHAEPTTFGLKLALWVEEMKRNLERLKAAAKNVEFGKISGAVGTYANIDPFVEQYVCEKLGISAAPISTQTLQRDRHAQYMSTLALIATSIEKFATEIRGLQKSETREVEEFFAKGQKGSSAMPHKRNPIGSENMTGLARVIRGHMMTAYENVTLWHERDISHSSAERIILPDATILLNYMLNRFGNIVKNLTVFPENMKRNMERTYGLIYSQRVLLALIDKGLSREKAYDTVQPKAMEAWEKQVQFRKLLEEDEVITSYLSKEELDDCFDYNYHLKNVDVIFERLGL, encoded by the coding sequence ATGATAGAACGTTATACAAGACCTGAAATGGGCGCAATTTGGACGGAGGAGAACCGTTTCAAGGCTTGGCTAGAAGTGGAGATCTTAGCGTGTGAAGCTTGGGCAGAGCTTGGGGCAATTCCGAAAGAGGATGTTAAAGCGCTGAGAGAAAATGCAACATTTGATGTAAATCGCATCAAGGAAATCGAAGAGGAAACACGCCATGATGTTGTAGCCTTTACGCGCGCGGTTTCTGAAACGCTTGGTGAAGAGCGGAAATGGGTGCATTACGGTCTGACTTCCACAGATGTTGTCGATACGGCATTATCATACTTATTGAAGCAAGCGAATGATATCTTGCTTGCTGATGTAGAACGCTTCATCACGATTCTAGAAGAAAAAGCAAAGGCTCATAAATATACGGTCATGATGGGACGTACGCATGGGGTACATGCAGAACCGACGACGTTTGGACTAAAGCTTGCCCTTTGGGTAGAGGAAATGAAGCGTAATTTGGAGAGATTAAAAGCAGCTGCAAAGAATGTTGAGTTTGGCAAGATTTCTGGTGCTGTTGGAACGTATGCGAATATCGATCCGTTCGTGGAGCAATATGTGTGCGAGAAGCTTGGTATTTCTGCAGCACCAATCTCGACTCAAACCTTGCAGCGTGACCGTCATGCACAATATATGTCAACGCTGGCACTGATTGCGACATCTATAGAGAAGTTCGCAACTGAGATTCGCGGCCTGCAAAAAAGTGAGACGCGTGAGGTGGAGGAATTCTTTGCGAAAGGACAAAAAGGTTCATCCGCCATGCCGCATAAGCGCAATCCAATCGGTTCTGAGAATATGACGGGTCTTGCACGCGTTATCAGAGGCCATATGATGACTGCCTATGAGAACGTAACGCTTTGGCATGAAAGAGATATATCTCATTCTTCAGCAGAGCGGATTATCCTGCCGGATGCGACTATTCTGTTGAATTACATGTTGAACCGTTTCGGTAATATCGTGAAGAACCTGACTGTCTTCCCGGAAAATATGAAACGCAATATGGAGCGCACTTATGGCTTGATTTATTCCCAGCGTGTACTTCTAGCGCTCATTGACAAGGGATTATCAAGGGAAAAAGCCTATGATACGGTACAGCCAAAAGCGATGGAAGCGTGGGAAAAGCAAGTCCAATTCAGGAAGCTGCTTGAAGAGGATGAAGTGATCACAAGCTATCTGTCTAAAGAGGAATTAGATGACTGCTTCGATTACAACTATCATCTAAAAAATGTGGATGTAATCTTTGAACGCCTAGGGCTTTAA
- the purK gene encoding 5-(carboxyamino)imidazole ribonucleotide synthase gives MNLTEQIPVILPGKTIGIIGGGQLGRMMAIAAKQSGFKVAVLDPTPNSPCGQVADVEITAAYHDAAALERLAEISDVITFEFENIDADSLDQIADKAHIPQGSNVLRITQDRILEKRAIERSGVKVAPYAEIYSQEDLKQAADVIGYPSVLKTARGGYDGKGQLVLRSSEDLSQAAGILAYGPCVLETFIPFEKEISIIVTRKSDGEFRVFPVVENIHMNNILHETIAPARISELAQVEAIDLAYQLAVSLDLVGTLAIEMFLVSESEIIINELAPRPHNSGHYSIEACMTSQFEQHIRAICNWPLGQTEMHMNAVMVNVLGEHVDGVIDAIAVNPEWKVHFYGKEEAKVGRKMGHITILNPDPEEVLWELEETKIWKDKSIIK, from the coding sequence ATGAACTTGACTGAGCAGATTCCTGTTATTTTGCCGGGGAAGACGATTGGAATCATTGGAGGCGGCCAGCTTGGGAGAATGATGGCGATAGCGGCAAAGCAATCGGGCTTTAAGGTTGCCGTGCTTGACCCGACACCCAATAGTCCTTGCGGGCAGGTGGCTGATGTGGAAATTACGGCCGCTTATCATGATGCTGCTGCCTTGGAGCGGCTGGCGGAAATAAGTGATGTAATCACATTTGAGTTTGAGAATATAGATGCTGATTCACTTGACCAGATTGCTGATAAGGCTCACATTCCGCAAGGGTCGAATGTTTTGCGCATCACACAGGATCGTATCTTGGAGAAGCGTGCGATTGAGCGTTCAGGCGTGAAGGTAGCGCCTTATGCTGAGATTTATAGCCAGGAGGATTTGAAACAAGCAGCTGATGTGATTGGATATCCTTCTGTACTAAAAACAGCTAGAGGCGGTTATGATGGGAAGGGACAGCTTGTGCTAAGAAGCTCTGAGGACCTGTCGCAGGCAGCAGGTATCCTGGCATATGGACCTTGTGTGCTCGAGACATTTATCCCTTTTGAAAAAGAAATCTCTATCATAGTGACAAGAAAATCGGATGGGGAATTCAGAGTCTTCCCGGTCGTTGAGAATATCCATATGAACAACATCCTGCATGAGACAATTGCGCCGGCAAGAATCAGTGAGCTGGCGCAAGTGGAGGCAATTGATCTGGCCTATCAGCTGGCTGTGTCACTTGATTTGGTCGGAACGCTTGCTATTGAGATGTTCTTGGTCAGTGAAAGCGAAATTATCATTAATGAGCTCGCGCCCAGACCTCATAATTCGGGGCATTATTCCATTGAGGCATGTATGACCTCACAGTTTGAACAGCATATACGGGCGATTTGTAATTGGCCGCTCGGACAGACGGAGATGCATATGAATGCCGTCATGGTGAACGTGCTTGGTGAGCATGTGGACGGTGTTATCGATGCGATTGCTGTCAATCCAGAGTGGAAGGTTCACTTCTATGGGAAAGAGGAAGCGAAGGTTGGCCGGAAAATGGGCCATATCACCATTTTGAATCCAGACCCTGAAGAAGTGCTCTGGGAACTTGAAGAAACGAAGATTTGGAAAGACAAAAGCATAATCAAATAG
- the purE gene encoding 5-(carboxyamino)imidazole ribonucleotide mutase codes for MNPQVGVIMGSISDWDTMKHACEILEMFGVEYEKKVVSAHRTPDLMFEYAGSARHRGLKVIIAGAGGAAHLPGMVAAKTNLPVIGVPVQSKALNGLDSLLSIVQMPGGVPVATVSIGTAGAKNAGLLAVKILGAFEQELAEKLEEYTLNLQRQSMESCDELD; via the coding sequence ATGAACCCTCAGGTTGGAGTCATCATGGGAAGTATTTCAGATTGGGATACGATGAAGCATGCTTGTGAAATTCTTGAGATGTTTGGTGTGGAGTATGAGAAGAAGGTTGTATCGGCCCACCGGACACCAGACCTCATGTTTGAATATGCAGGGAGTGCCCGCCATAGAGGCTTGAAGGTAATCATCGCGGGAGCGGGCGGTGCGGCCCATTTGCCTGGGATGGTCGCGGCGAAGACGAATTTGCCTGTGATTGGTGTGCCGGTACAGTCGAAGGCGTTAAATGGGCTGGATTCCTTGCTGTCAATCGTGCAGATGCCAGGTGGTGTGCCGGTGGCGACGGTTTCGATTGGGACAGCAGGCGCGAAGAATGCCGGATTGCTTGCGGTGAAGATTCTTGGGGCATTTGAGCAGGAATTGGCCGAGAAGCTGGAGGAATATACGTTGAATCTGCAAAGACAATCAATGGAGAGCTGTGATGAACTTGACTGA
- a CDS encoding NETI motif-containing protein — translation MDNETIDACLDRMKREGYFPVKRVEKPIFQEVISEGKTEYVPVSRQIIFEGRLIEQ, via the coding sequence ATGGATAATGAGACGATCGATGCGTGTTTAGATCGGATGAAAAGAGAAGGATATTTTCCGGTGAAACGGGTGGAAAAGCCGATTTTCCAGGAAGTGATTTCTGAAGGGAAAACGGAATATGTTCCAGTTTCGAGGCAAATTATCTTTGAAGGAAGGTTAATTGAGCAGTAA
- a CDS encoding alpha/beta fold hydrolase — translation MILHTEVIGEGEPLVFLHTGLQTGMTDFNYQREYFKNKYKVILPDLRGHGKSEANSITKEFFEVSAQDLEETLMHIGVTSVHIVGCSLGGLVGLCFAKRFPHRVKSLTLSGIMAEKPENWLEQHRLEVESQRQMLENESVVSYFDGLHQSDWKQFLVFAQDEEWYPFEITKDLTGIQSPILYMVGEGNDSECRSALLYQSMHENIHVAIIPFAAHLVHEEQAGIYTEVLREFLGKVDMPDKTII, via the coding sequence TTGATTTTACATACAGAGGTCATTGGGGAAGGTGAGCCGCTAGTATTTCTCCATACTGGGCTTCAAACAGGAATGACGGATTTTAATTATCAGAGAGAGTACTTTAAGAACAAGTATAAAGTAATTCTGCCTGATTTAAGAGGGCATGGTAAATCTGAGGCTAACTCTATTACGAAAGAGTTCTTTGAGGTTTCTGCTCAGGATCTCGAGGAAACACTCATGCATATTGGTGTTACTTCCGTTCATATTGTAGGGTGCTCATTAGGTGGTTTGGTCGGTCTATGTTTTGCGAAAAGGTTCCCTCATCGTGTGAAGAGTTTAACGCTCTCAGGTATTATGGCTGAAAAACCGGAAAACTGGCTGGAGCAGCATAGGTTAGAGGTGGAGAGTCAGCGACAAATGCTAGAAAATGAGAGTGTTGTGAGTTATTTCGATGGGTTACATCAATCTGATTGGAAACAGTTTCTCGTCTTTGCTCAAGATGAGGAGTGGTATCCATTTGAGATCACAAAAGATTTGACTGGGATTCAATCGCCTATTTTGTATATGGTAGGTGAAGGAAATGATTCCGAATGCAGGAGCGCTTTGCTGTATCAGTCCATGCATGAAAATATCCATGTAGCCATCATCCCTTTTGCTGCTCATCTGGTACATGAGGAACAAGCCGGCATCTATACGGAAGTGCTGCGGGAGTTTTTAGGAAAAGTAGATATGCCGGATAAGACCATAATTTAG
- a CDS encoding GrpB family protein, with the protein MAKPVVEIHDYDTSWTDQFEREKQRVEGTLGHQALAIEHIGSTSVTGMPAKPIIDIMAGVSDLENALSFVKPLREIDYEYVQNSSFKDRFFFRKGLWRQGTCHLHICEYDGYEWRDKLLFRDYLRTNPKAAAEYASLKQQLAAKYTYERSTYTKEKEPFIKRILMKARLEIE; encoded by the coding sequence ATGGCAAAACCAGTCGTTGAGATTCATGACTACGATACAAGCTGGACTGATCAATTTGAGAGGGAGAAGCAAAGGGTTGAAGGGACCCTTGGCCATCAGGCCCTGGCAATTGAGCATATTGGGAGCACATCAGTGACAGGAATGCCGGCTAAACCGATTATTGATATTATGGCTGGTGTCAGTGATTTGGAGAATGCTTTGTCGTTCGTAAAACCTCTTCGTGAGATTGATTATGAATATGTTCAAAACTCATCATTTAAAGATCGGTTCTTTTTTCGCAAGGGATTATGGAGACAAGGAACCTGTCATTTACACATATGTGAGTATGATGGGTATGAGTGGAGGGATAAGCTGCTGTTTCGTGATTATCTTCGAACAAATCCAAAGGCAGCAGCTGAGTATGCCTCCTTAAAACAACAGCTTGCAGCGAAGTATACATATGAAAGGTCTACTTATACAAAGGAAAAGGAGCCATTCATTAAGCGAATACTGATGAAGGCCCGTTTAGAAATTGAATAG
- a CDS encoding alpha/beta fold hydrolase: MQMWEQRIIRTDRGSIEVFIKGEGLPVCVTHHYSAFNHTGDYYADIFTDKNKVVLVNLKDAGNSDKPNHAYELSMIDAVLDLEEVRKKLGYKEWIYAGHSTGGMIGILYGIHYSTSLKALILTGTAAREYSSSNKCVYNVNHPHFKRMQDLLELLKQPNMHEEERSLLLKERTQLSLRKPENYEKYFSKDIAKRIVPSRLDFFSREALIFDVTRQLSKVRTKTAILCGSYDVQCPLEFSVELSQAIPDASLNIFLNSNHYPHLEERDTFKRVIYNFLKELEE, translated from the coding sequence ATGCAAATGTGGGAGCAAAGGATTATACGGACGGACAGAGGCTCTATTGAAGTTTTTATCAAAGGGGAGGGATTGCCAGTTTGCGTCACCCATCATTATTCAGCGTTTAATCATACCGGTGATTACTATGCAGATATATTTACGGATAAAAATAAAGTCGTTCTCGTGAACTTAAAGGATGCTGGAAACTCGGACAAACCGAACCATGCGTATGAATTAAGCATGATTGATGCTGTGTTGGATTTAGAAGAGGTAAGAAAAAAGTTAGGCTATAAAGAGTGGATATATGCAGGGCATTCAACAGGAGGGATGATTGGTATTCTATATGGAATCCATTATTCAACTTCCTTAAAAGCATTGATTTTAACAGGTACAGCGGCTAGAGAATATAGTTCATCAAATAAATGTGTATACAATGTTAATCACCCCCATTTTAAGAGGATGCAAGATTTATTGGAATTGTTAAAGCAACCGAATATGCATGAAGAAGAGAGATCTCTTTTATTAAAAGAAAGAACGCAGCTATCTTTGAGGAAACCAGAGAACTATGAGAAGTATTTTTCTAAGGATATAGCGAAAAGGATTGTCCCTTCCAGGTTGGATTTTTTCAGTCGGGAGGCCCTCATTTTTGATGTGACCCGTCAGTTGTCTAAAGTTCGGACAAAAACGGCTATTCTATGTGGGAGTTATGATGTTCAGTGTCCTTTGGAGTTTTCCGTTGAATTAAGCCAAGCTATTCCTGATGCCAGTTTAAATATTTTTTTAAATAGCAATCATTATCCTCACTTGGAGGAAAGAGATACTTTCAAGCGAGTAATCTATAATTTCTTGAAAGAGTTAGAGGAGTGA